Proteins encoded in a region of the Melospiza georgiana isolate bMelGeo1 chromosome 2, bMelGeo1.pri, whole genome shotgun sequence genome:
- the LPCAT3 gene encoding LOW QUALITY PROTEIN: lysophospholipid acyltransferase 5 (The sequence of the model RefSeq protein was modified relative to this genomic sequence to represent the inferred CDS: deleted 1 base in 1 codon): MGAQGAARGAGAAVLVPLPGSGRDRPAGRPAAKMAVAGSGWSLARLAEALGSSEQALRLILSILMGYPFALFQRYFLFQKETYLVHLYNVFTGLSIAYFNFGTQFFHSLICVLIQFLILRLMGRTITAVITTFLFQMTYLMAGYYFTATEHYDIKWTMPHCVLTLKLIGLAIDYYDGGKDPEFLTPEQRRFAVRGVPTLLEVSGFSYFYGAFMVGPQFSMTDYQKLARGEMTDVPGQRPNSFVPALKRLSLGLLFLVTYTLSSPYISDEYLTSDDYMEKPFWFRCGYILIWGKIILYKYVTCWLVTEGVCILVGLGYNGKDQNGKPLWNACANMKVWLYETTPLFTGTIASFNINTNAWVARYIFKRLKFLGNKLLSQALALFFLAIWHGLHSGYLVCFQMELLIVIVERQAMNLVRDSPALSTLASITVLRPIFYVLQQTNHWMFMGYSLVPFCLFTWDKWMKVYRSIYFLGHVLFFTLLLVLPYIRRSIVPRKEKLKRAE; this comes from the exons ATGGGCGCGCAGGGGGCCGCGCGCGGTGCGGGGGCCGCGGTG CTGGTGCCGCTGCCGGGTTCGGGGCGCGACCGGCCGGCGGGGCGGCCGGCGGCGAAGATGGCGGTGGCGGGGTCCGGCTGGAGCCTGGCGCGGCTGGCCGAGGCCCTGGGCTCCTCGGAGCAGGCGCTGCGCCtcatcctctccatcctcaTGG gaTATCCTTTTGCCTTGTTCCAGCGCTACTTCCTCTTCCAGAAGGAGACCTACCTCGTTCACCTCTACAACGTGTTCACAGGACTCTCAATTGCTTACTTCAATTTTG GGACGCAGTTTTTTCACTCCCTGATATGTGTCCTAATCCAGTTCCTGATCCTGAGACTAATGGGTCGCACAATCACTGCCGTCATCACCACCTTTCTCTTTCAGATG ACATACCTTATGGCTGGATATTACTTCACAGCCACAGAGCATTATGACATCAAGTGGACAATGCCACATTGTGTCTTGACACTTAAGTTGATTG GTCTGGCCATTGATTACTATGATGGAGGAAAAGATCCG GAGTTCCTGACCCCTGAGCAGCGGCGATTTGCTGTTCGGGGGGTTCCTACCTTGCTGGAGGTCTCAGGATTCTCCTATTTCTATGGTGCCTTCATGGTTGGGCCTCAGTTCTCCATGACAGACTATCAGAAACTGGCAAGGGGTGAGATGACTGACGTTCCAGGCCAGAGACCCAATAG tttcGTGCCTGCTCTCAAGCGCCTGAGCCTGGGTCTCTTGTTTCTAGTAACCTACACCTTGTCGAGCCCGTACATCTCTGACGAGTACCTCACCTCAGATGACTATATG GAGAAGCCTTTCTGGTTCCGTTGTGGTTACATATTGATCTGGGGCAAAATTATACTCTACAAATACGTAACTTGCTGGCTTGTTACG GAAGGTGTCTGCATCCTTGTTGGTCTGGGGTACAACGGGAAAGACCAGAATGGAAAGCCTTTGTGGAATGCCTGTGCCAACATGAAGGTCTGGCTGTATGAGACAACACCTTTGTTCACAGGGACCATTGCTTCTTTCAACATCAACACCAATGCTTGGGTGGCCCG CTACATCTTCAAGCGCCTGAAGTTCCTGGGCAACAAACTGCTGTCACAGGCCCTGGCCCTGTTCTTCCTGGCCATTTGGCACGGGCTGCACTCTGGCTACCTGGTGTGCTTTCAGATGGAGCTGCTGATAGTCATCGTGGAAAGACAG GCCATGAACCTTGTTCGGGACAGTCCTGCCCTAAGCACTTTGGCCTCCATCACTGTCTTGCGGCCCATCTTCTACGTGCTGCAGCAGACTAACCACTGGATGTTCATGGGTTACTCCCTGGTGCCATTCTGCCTTTTCACCTGGGACAAATGGATGAAG GTGTACAGATCTATTTATTTCCTCGGCCACGTGTTGTTCTTCACCTTACTGCTGGTGCTGCCTTACATTCGCAGATCAATCGTGCCACGGAAAGAAAAGCTAAAAAGAGCAGAATAA
- the EMG1 gene encoding ribosomal RNA small subunit methyltransferase NEP1 yields the protein MAAPRRARGDAPEEDEDDEGRSVEAKRSRGQRRLLVVLEGASLETVKVGKTFELLNCDKHKALLLRNGRDPGEVRPDITHQSLLMLMDSPLNRAGLLQVYIHTKKNVLIEINPQTRIPRTFDRFCGLMVQLLHKLSVRAADGPQKLLKVIKNPVTDHLPVGCMKIGTSFAASQVSDLRELVPAADPVVIVVGAFAHGSVNVDYTEKMVSISNYPLSAALTCAKITTAFEEVWGIV from the exons ATGGCGGCGCCCAGGCGGGCACGTGGGGACGCGCCggaggaggatgaagatgatgaagggCGCTCGGTGGAGGCCAAGCGGTCCCGCGGGCAGCGGCGGCTCCTGGTCGTGCTGGAGGGGGCGAGCCTGGAGACCGTGAAG GTGGGGAAGACGTTCGAGCTGCTCAACTGCGACAAGCACAAGGCGCTGCTGCTGCGGAACGGCCGGGACCCTGGGGAGGTGCGGCCCGACATCACGCACCAG AGTCTCCTGATGCTGATGGACAGCCCCCTGAATcgggctgggctcctgcaggTTTACATCCACACCAAGAAGAATGTTCTCATTGAAATCAATCCCCAAACCAGAATCCCAAGAACTTTTGATCGATTCTGTGGACTTATGG TTCAGCTGCTGCATAAGCTCAGTGTTAGAGCAGCTGATGGGCCTCAGAAACTGCTGAAG gtGATTAAAAACCCAGTGACTGACCATCTGCCCGTGGGCTGTATGAAGATTGGCACCTCTTTTGCAGCATCACAGGTGTCAGATCTACGTGAGCTGGTTCCTGCCGCAGATCCAGTTGTCATCGTGGTGGGAGCTTTTGCCCACGGCTCG gtcAATGTTGACTATACAGAAAAGATGGTCTCCATCAGCAACTATcccctttctgctgccctgacgTGTGCTAAAATTACTACTGCCTTTGAGGAAGTGTGGGGAATAGTATGA
- the PHB2 gene encoding prohibitin-2 — protein sequence MAQNLKDLAGRLPTGPRGVGTALKLLLGAGALAYGVRESVFIVEGGQRAIFFNRIGGVQQDTILAEGLHFRIPWFQYPIIYDIRARPRKISSPTGSKDLQMVNISLRVLTRPNAAELPSMYQRLGLDYEERVLPSIVNEVLKSVVAKFNASQLITQRAQVSLLIRRELTERAKDFSLILDDVAITELSFSREYTAAVEAKQVAQQEAQRAQFLVEKAKQEQKQKIVQAEGEATAAKMLGEALSRNPGYIKLRKIRAAQNISKTIAASQNRVYLTADNLVLNLQDEAFTR from the exons ATGGCGCAGAACCTGAAGGACCTGGCAGGGCGGCTGCCGACCGGGCCCCGCGGCGTCGGCACCGCGCttaagctgctgctgggcgCCGGTGCCCTGGCCTATGGCGTGCGAGAGTCCGTCTTCATTG TGGAGGGCGGCCAGCGCGCCATCTTCTTCAACCGCATCGGCGGCGTGCAGCAGGACACCATCCTGGCCGAGGGGCTGCACTTCAG GATCCCCTGGTTCCAATATCCCATCATCTACGACATCCGAGCGCGGCCGCGGAAAATCTCCTCCCCCACCGGTTCCAAAG ACCTGCAGATGGTGAACATCTCCCTGCGGGTGCTGACGCGGCCCAACGCCGCCGAGCTGCCCAGCATGTACCAGCGCCTGGGGCTGGACTACGAGGAGCGAGTGCTGCCCTCCATCGTCAACGAGGTGCTCAAGAGCGTCGTGGCCAAGTTCAACGCCTCGCAGCTCATCACGCAGAGGGCCCAG GTGTCTCTGCTCATTAGGAGAGAGCTGACAGAGAGAGCCAAGGATTTCAGCCTCATCCTGGATGATGTGGCTATCACAGAGCTCAGTTTCAGCCGTGAATacacagctgctgtggaggcTAAGCAAGTGG cccagcaggaggCACAGCGTGCCCAGTTCCTGGTGGAGAAGGCCAAGCAGGAGCAGAAGCAGAAGATAGTTCAGGCTGAAGGAGAAGCGACAGCTGCCAAGATG CTCGGGGAAGCTCTCAGCAGGAATCCAGGCTACATCAAGCTACGTAAGATCCGAGCTGCTCAAAACATCTCAAAAACG attGCTGCCTCACAAAACCGTGTGTATCTCACAGCAGATAACTTGGTACTGAACCTGCAGGATGAGGCCTTCACCAGGTAA